The genomic DNA CAGATGGATTACAAAATTTCACCCCGCAAAGGCAAACCCCTTGTTGTGACGATTTTGCGTGCGGTTGGAACATTGTTGGGTATTGAGGAGAAGAAAGAGGTAACAATTTCTTACGAGCAAGTGGGTACGCGGAAAACAGAGCACAATTATCTGGAGATTGACGTAAAGGGATCAGAGGCGGGGCGCTATGAATTAGAGGTGGCAGTGACGGATTTAAATACGGGAACAAAGGTCGCCAAGGATGTGGTATTTTTTATCGCCAGGTAGCTCCGCTAGTCGAAACCAGTACCTCTCCGGGAAACCTCAATTACCGAAAAGCCCCGTATAGTGCGGGGCTTTATTTTTTATTTTTACATCCATATCGCAACCGCGCTACGGCACCGGTACCAGCGAGTTGGGCGCGGGCATAGTGAGCGGGCATAGATGTATCGCGCCATCGTCCTGCTATTTGCATTTCGACAATTGATGCGCCCGCTGTTGCGAGGGACTGTGCCGATCCAATGCGGAGCGAGTGCCCCGAAAATCTTCCAGAGACTCCGGCTGCTGCTGCACGCTGTTTTACGATGTTTCTGATTGCGCGGTCTGTCAGTCGCCCGGTTCCCAGATGGTCGCCGCGGCGTACGCGGCGAAAGAGGGGACCGTTGTCTATTTGGGCGGCGTTCAGATAGGCCGTTACTGCTCTTGCTGTTGTCGGTCCAATGTACAGGACACTGCTGCGCCCTTCCTGGTCGGTTTTAGAGTGTCGGACGGTAATGCGGGCACTTCCGTCGGGCAGGTCGGTTTGCAAAAGATCTTCGACATTGAGGGCAACGCATTCAGATACGCGCAGGAGTGCGTCAGACATGACGGCGATGATGGCCGCGTCTCGAAGTCCGGCGAGGGTCTGGTCGCGCTGGGCAATGCGTACTATTGCATCTGCTTCATTCCAGCGCAGGCCGTCCATTTGTCCCCGTCCGCGGTCTCGTCCCCGGCGTCGTATGCCTGCTAATACGCGCTGGGTAGCTGGACCAATGGGATCG from Gemmatimonadota bacterium includes the following:
- a CDS encoding site-specific integrase, whose protein sequence is MTTKIKAPTSQSIHLPACRCSAQTSHNGQTLSMPAAELARASLAPATIRAYRSALYAWDTFRNNRPENDTLIAEYLTARYEAGTSPATCTQIVGAIRFRAKHQGYTDPIGPATQRVLAGIRRRGRDRGRGQMDGLRWNEADAIVRIAQRDQTLAGLRDAAIIAVMSDALLRVSECVALNVEDLLQTDLPDGSARITVRHSKTDQEGRSSVLYIGPTTARAVTAYLNAAQIDNGPLFRRVRRGDHLGTGRLTDRAIRNIVKQRAAAAGVSGRFSGHSLRIGSAQSLATAGASIVEMQIAGRWRDTSMPAHYARAQLAGTGAVARLRYGCKNKK